The Planococcus liqunii genome includes a region encoding these proteins:
- a CDS encoding molybdopterin molybdotransferase MoeA — MVEHRKPIPVSEAVQKVINQARLLESETVPLGQSYNRILAESIVAGHPVPPFDRSPYDGFAIISKSSAGASGDNRIRFDIVDHIGAGAVSEKTLSGNQAVRIMTGAPLPENADAVVMFEQTVESGGSFTIRKPFEPLENVSLKGEDVKQGETVIEGGNLIHPGTVALLATFGYATVLVAKHPIVGILSTGTELLDVSEPLVPGKIRNSNGPMITAQLARMGVPCKTYGLSVDNLDESFDIVKRAAEETDCLITTGGVSVGDFDFLPAIYGRLGANVLFNKVAMRPGSVTTVAVADGKYLFGLSGNPSACFTGFELFVRPALLKMMGAEKLYLPHTTAVLTEDVPQANPFTRFIRAVYDGRNIKPAGFNKSNAVASIAKGNALIVLPGGTRGFKRGDTVDVLLLGVEEGSAAWKL, encoded by the coding sequence ATGGTGGAACACCGAAAGCCGATTCCGGTTTCAGAAGCTGTACAAAAAGTGATTAACCAAGCGCGCCTGTTAGAGAGTGAAACAGTGCCGCTTGGACAAAGCTACAACCGTATACTCGCAGAATCAATCGTCGCAGGACACCCGGTACCGCCTTTTGACCGCTCGCCGTATGACGGGTTTGCCATCATTTCGAAAAGTTCAGCCGGTGCTTCCGGCGACAACCGCATCCGTTTCGACATCGTCGACCATATCGGCGCGGGGGCGGTTTCGGAAAAGACGCTGTCTGGCAATCAAGCGGTCCGGATCATGACCGGAGCGCCGCTTCCTGAAAATGCAGATGCGGTCGTCATGTTTGAGCAGACGGTGGAATCGGGCGGATCTTTTACCATCCGCAAGCCGTTTGAACCGCTGGAAAATGTATCGCTCAAAGGCGAAGACGTCAAACAGGGAGAAACGGTCATCGAAGGCGGAAATTTAATCCATCCCGGAACCGTCGCCTTGCTGGCAACATTCGGCTACGCAACGGTCCTTGTTGCTAAGCACCCAATTGTCGGCATACTTTCTACTGGAACCGAATTGCTAGACGTGTCCGAGCCGCTCGTTCCCGGAAAAATCCGCAACAGCAACGGCCCGATGATTACAGCGCAACTGGCCCGCATGGGAGTTCCCTGCAAAACCTACGGCTTGTCGGTGGACAATTTGGACGAGAGTTTTGACATTGTAAAAAGAGCCGCTGAAGAAACGGATTGCCTGATTACCACCGGCGGCGTATCGGTCGGCGACTTTGACTTTCTTCCAGCCATTTACGGGCGCCTCGGCGCGAACGTCTTGTTCAATAAAGTCGCCATGCGTCCCGGCAGCGTCACGACCGTCGCGGTAGCCGATGGGAAATACCTTTTCGGTTTATCCGGCAACCCTTCCGCCTGCTTTACCGGTTTCGAATTGTTCGTTCGGCCGGCCCTATTAAAAATGATGGGAGCGGAAAAATTGTATTTGCCGCACACAACAGCCGTTCTAACGGAAGACGTTCCGCAAGCGAATCCGTTTACACGTTTTATCCGGGCAGTATATGATGGCCGCAACATCAAACCCGCCGGCTTCAACAAATCGAACGCTGTTGCATCGATTGCCAAAGGCAACGCGCTGATTGTGTTGCCGGGCGGTACGAGAGGCTTTAAAAGAGGCGATACAGTGGACGTCCTGCTGCTTGGCGTCGAGGAAGGCAGCGCTGCATGGAAGCTGTAA
- the mobA gene encoding molybdenum cofactor guanylyltransferase, with protein MIRTVGILLAGGLSRRFGSPKAFAEMDGRLFYEQVYEALAAACDQVVIVARPELIGCFPAGLDVIADLPEVAGKGPLAGICSAMEKWPAERYLVLPCDMPFVGPKETQALVQLSSQADVTAVQTAAEKIPLFSLWNGNWSQGLKKFIELGNLSVFAFLETIDTEWVASSLIHEDPAVFQNINTRIN; from the coding sequence ATGATTCGAACGGTCGGGATTTTGCTTGCCGGCGGACTGTCCAGGCGCTTCGGGTCGCCAAAAGCGTTTGCTGAAATGGACGGCCGCCTCTTTTATGAACAGGTTTACGAAGCGCTCGCGGCAGCTTGCGATCAGGTTGTCATCGTGGCGCGCCCAGAATTGATCGGTTGTTTTCCGGCCGGACTGGACGTCATAGCCGATTTGCCGGAAGTGGCTGGAAAAGGCCCGCTTGCCGGCATCTGTTCGGCAATGGAAAAGTGGCCGGCTGAACGGTATCTGGTGCTTCCGTGCGATATGCCTTTTGTCGGGCCGAAGGAAACGCAGGCGTTGGTGCAGCTGTCTTCACAGGCTGATGTCACGGCGGTTCAGACAGCAGCTGAAAAAATTCCCCTGTTCAGTCTATGGAACGGCAACTGGAGCCAGGGATTAAAAAAGTTCATTGAACTCGGCAATTTGAGCGTATTCGCTTTTTTAGAAACAATCGATACGGAATGGGTAGCGTCTTCGCTGATCCATGAAGATCCTGCCGTATTCCAAAACATAAATACCCGCATCAACTAG
- the moaC gene encoding cyclic pyranopterin monophosphate synthase MoaC, with protein sequence MSELTHFNEQGRAKMVDVSEKTDTVRTARAKTAVLLNKAIYQQIKDGTNKKGDVFAVAQIAGIMAAKNTAQIIPMCHPLALSGVDIQFEWNVDEAVDHYEVLLVATVKTKGPTGVEMEALTAASAAALTIYDMCKAAGKEMVIGPTMLLEKTGGKSGDYERA encoded by the coding sequence ATGTCTGAACTGACACACTTTAACGAACAGGGGCGGGCCAAAATGGTCGACGTCTCGGAGAAAACCGACACCGTCCGGACGGCACGCGCTAAAACGGCTGTCCTTCTGAACAAAGCCATTTACCAGCAAATCAAAGACGGCACCAATAAAAAAGGCGACGTGTTTGCAGTGGCACAGATTGCCGGCATCATGGCGGCCAAAAACACCGCACAAATCATCCCGATGTGCCACCCGCTCGCACTGAGCGGTGTCGACATTCAATTTGAATGGAATGTCGATGAGGCAGTAGACCATTATGAAGTGCTTCTAGTTGCAACGGTTAAAACGAAAGGCCCGACCGGCGTTGAAATGGAAGCGTTGACTGCCGCCTCTGCCGCTGCCCTCACCATTTACGATATGTGCAAAGCAGCCGGCAAGGAAATGGTCATCGGACCGACGATGCTGCTTGAGAAAACCGGCGGCAAGTCGGGCGATTACGAACGCGCTTGA
- a CDS encoding molybdenum cofactor biosynthesis protein MoaE — MKAFSVVTEPIDPQLYADYVLRPEAGAVTLFTGHVREWTQGIKTLYLAYEAYVPMAEKKLAQIGQEIEERWEGTRVAIAHRIGELQISDIAVVIAVSSPHRKAAYEANEYAIERIKEIVPIWKKEIWNDGEEWIGDQKKKPEGETI; from the coding sequence ATGAAAGCATTTAGTGTAGTGACCGAACCGATCGACCCGCAACTTTACGCCGATTACGTACTGCGTCCGGAAGCCGGCGCCGTAACGCTTTTCACCGGACACGTCCGGGAATGGACCCAAGGCATAAAAACCTTGTATTTGGCGTACGAAGCCTATGTGCCGATGGCAGAGAAAAAATTGGCGCAAATCGGCCAGGAAATCGAAGAGAGATGGGAAGGGACCCGAGTGGCGATTGCGCACCGCATCGGCGAACTTCAAATCAGCGACATTGCGGTCGTAATTGCGGTATCCTCGCCGCACCGGAAAGCGGCTTATGAAGCGAATGAATACGCCATTGAACGCATCAAGGAAATCGTGCCGATCTGGAAAAAGGAAATCTGGAATGATGGCGAGGAATGGATCGGTGACCAGAAGAAAAAGCCGGAAGGAGAAACGATATGA
- a CDS encoding S-layer homology domain-containing protein: MKKFTMIPAAALALTILSSPAQAATDLPKNHGFYEEMTYLVNKGVISGYDDGTVKPDKIVTRAEAAIMIGKLKNFNGTQTGTNFKDVTKSQRASGYIAETAKAGYISGYPDGTFKPSAPITRGDMSIILDRVFNIIDVGGTPFSDVSTNMKAHDAIGVMVTGNITAGYPDNTFRPTQSITRGQLSAFLSRALEPKFQNDTHMANSYLKDKTKSYVYKVTKGTITSSYEYIPPRNGNEYGFMWIDRSSFGTDTLLYLELETKEELTIGYPYSESDINLTYPVKVGNKIENGLGEIYISTITGINKTVETPYKTFTNAVEVTTEKGHKYYMVEGYGNVKSVSTKGETVSALSSVK, translated from the coding sequence TTGAAAAAATTTACGATGATACCAGCAGCAGCACTTGCACTTACTATACTTAGTTCACCTGCACAAGCGGCGACAGATTTGCCGAAAAACCACGGTTTTTATGAAGAAATGACTTACTTGGTAAATAAGGGAGTTATTTCCGGATATGATGATGGCACTGTCAAACCTGACAAAATCGTAACGCGCGCAGAAGCAGCCATCATGATTGGTAAGTTGAAAAATTTTAATGGAACACAAACCGGAACAAATTTTAAAGATGTTACCAAATCCCAAAGAGCGAGCGGATATATTGCTGAAACAGCAAAAGCTGGTTACATCAGCGGTTACCCAGATGGCACATTCAAGCCCTCCGCACCGATTACCCGTGGAGATATGTCCATCATATTGGATCGTGTCTTCAATATCATTGATGTCGGCGGAACACCATTTTCCGATGTATCAACGAACATGAAAGCTCACGATGCAATCGGCGTCATGGTAACAGGTAATATTACAGCGGGATATCCGGACAATACTTTCCGTCCCACACAGTCTATTACTAGAGGCCAGCTTTCTGCTTTCTTGTCGCGTGCTTTAGAACCAAAATTCCAAAACGATACACACATGGCAAATTCATACTTGAAAGACAAAACCAAATCGTATGTTTATAAAGTAACAAAAGGAACAATCACTTCCAGCTATGAATATATCCCACCGCGCAATGGAAACGAATACGGCTTTATGTGGATAGACAGAAGTAGTTTTGGGACTGACACCTTGTTGTACCTGGAACTTGAAACAAAAGAAGAATTAACTATTGGGTATCCATATTCAGAATCTGATATCAATCTTACGTATCCTGTTAAAGTTGGCAATAAGATTGAAAATGGTCTAGGTGAAATCTACATTTCTACGATTACAGGTATCAATAAAACTGTTGAAACACCATACAAAACCTTCACTAACGCTGTTGAAGTGACGACTGAAAAAGGCCATAAATATTACATGGTCGAAGGTTACGGAAACGTCAAGAGTGTGAGCACTAAAGGGGAAACAGTGAGCGCACTCTCCAGCGTAAAATAA
- a CDS encoding MogA/MoaB family molybdenum cofactor biosynthesis protein, giving the protein MSELFELNQKIRIAVLTVSDTRTAETDTGGALVKTMADANGIEVAGYRIVKDDAAEIKRAVAEWLEKAELNAIISTGGTGIAKRDVSIEAIEPLFEKQIPGFGELFRFLSFSEDIGTRALLSRASAGVASDTAIFVLPGSLGAVKLAMERLVLPELAHITFELGKHRQARS; this is encoded by the coding sequence ATGTCGGAATTATTTGAGCTGAATCAGAAAATCCGCATTGCTGTCTTGACGGTCAGCGATACCCGCACAGCTGAAACCGATACCGGTGGGGCGTTGGTCAAAACGATGGCTGACGCAAACGGCATCGAAGTGGCCGGCTACCGGATTGTAAAAGATGATGCAGCGGAAATTAAACGAGCTGTGGCGGAGTGGCTGGAAAAAGCAGAACTGAATGCCATTATTTCAACAGGCGGCACGGGCATCGCCAAACGTGATGTATCGATTGAAGCGATCGAACCGCTATTCGAAAAACAAATCCCTGGTTTCGGCGAATTGTTCCGTTTTTTAAGTTTCTCGGAAGACATCGGCACTAGAGCCCTCTTAAGCCGCGCTTCGGCAGGCGTGGCTTCAGATACAGCCATTTTTGTCCTGCCGGGTTCGCTCGGTGCGGTGAAGCTGGCGATGGAGCGGCTGGTGTTGCCGGAACTCGCCCATATCACATTTGAACTGGGCAAACACCGTCAAGCGCGTTCGTAA
- the moaD gene encoding molybdopterin converting factor subunit 1, which yields MITIHYFAGIKDLTGTAQETLQFAGQTVDQLRKELAGKYPGMDENSVQVAVNEEYALPDDVLSEGDVVALIPPVSGG from the coding sequence ATGATCACCATACATTATTTTGCAGGAATCAAAGACCTGACCGGGACGGCGCAAGAGACGTTGCAATTTGCAGGCCAGACAGTGGATCAGCTGCGAAAAGAGCTTGCCGGCAAATATCCCGGTATGGACGAAAACTCTGTCCAAGTGGCGGTGAATGAAGAATACGCTTTGCCGGATGACGTTTTGTCAGAAGGCGATGTCGTCGCGCTTATCCCGCCGGTTAGCGGCGGATGA
- the mobB gene encoding molybdopterin-guanine dinucleotide biosynthesis protein B yields MEAVKILQIVGFKNSGKTTLMNQLIERAQTSSRKVSAIKHHGHGGKPELPPQETDSTQFLASGAASSLVYGDGLVQMHLEEPGADLETFIRFSLLANPDLILIEGFKAAPYPKIVLVRSQEDWRELGVLSNIQLVIVHDGVKLENTATVDAGNIEAIARFFTEWMEGEVDESI; encoded by the coding sequence ATGGAAGCTGTAAAGATTCTGCAAATTGTCGGCTTTAAAAACAGCGGCAAGACGACGCTCATGAACCAGTTGATCGAGAGGGCGCAAACTTCCAGCAGGAAAGTCTCAGCCATCAAACATCACGGACACGGTGGCAAACCCGAACTGCCGCCGCAGGAAACCGACAGTACGCAGTTTCTCGCAAGCGGCGCTGCCAGTTCGCTTGTTTACGGCGATGGCTTGGTCCAAATGCATCTTGAGGAACCCGGAGCGGATTTGGAAACATTCATCCGGTTCTCACTATTAGCCAATCCGGATTTGATTTTGATTGAAGGTTTTAAGGCAGCTCCTTATCCGAAGATTGTCTTGGTCCGAAGCCAGGAAGATTGGCGGGAACTTGGAGTTCTTTCGAATATCCAACTGGTCATCGTGCATGATGGCGTGAAGTTGGAAAATACCGCAACGGTGGATGCCGGTAATATAGAAGCAATCGCCCGTTTTTTTACAGAATGGATGGAAGGTGAAGTGGATGAAAGCATTTAG
- the moaA gene encoding GTP 3',8-cyclase MoaA: MERQPLKDQLGRPIRDLRISVTDRCNFRCSYCMPKEVFGDDYAFLPKQELLSFEEIHQLTQIFVSMGVKKIRLTGGEPLLRRGLPELVKKIFSVEGVEDVGLTTNGLLLKQHGPALFEAGLRRLNISLDALEPDLFGKLNGRGVGSSPILQNIDFAKELGFEIKVNMVVQKGVNEAEILPMAAYFKEKGITLRYIEFMDVGNDNGWSFEKVVTKKEILEKLRSAYELEPVDQDYFGEVAKRYRYKGSDSQVGFITSVSESFCSSCTRARLSSDGKFYTCLFATEGFDIRKLLRSGLDDVELLEAISRVWERRSDRYSDERTEQTAKSRKKIGMSYIGG; the protein is encoded by the coding sequence ATGGAAAGGCAGCCACTGAAAGACCAATTGGGACGTCCGATACGGGATTTGCGGATTTCTGTCACCGACCGCTGCAATTTCCGCTGTTCATACTGTATGCCAAAAGAAGTGTTCGGCGATGATTATGCATTTTTGCCGAAACAGGAATTGCTGTCCTTTGAAGAAATCCACCAGCTGACCCAAATTTTCGTGTCGATGGGCGTCAAGAAAATCCGGCTGACCGGAGGGGAACCATTGCTGCGCCGCGGGCTCCCGGAGCTGGTGAAGAAAATATTCTCCGTCGAAGGTGTGGAAGATGTCGGGTTGACGACGAACGGCTTATTGCTGAAACAGCACGGACCGGCGCTATTTGAGGCGGGTCTCCGCCGGCTGAATATCAGCTTGGATGCGCTCGAACCGGATCTGTTCGGCAAGCTGAACGGCCGCGGCGTCGGCTCTTCACCGATTCTCCAAAACATTGATTTCGCCAAAGAACTGGGCTTTGAAATCAAAGTCAATATGGTGGTCCAAAAAGGCGTCAATGAAGCGGAAATTCTCCCAATGGCTGCTTACTTTAAAGAAAAAGGCATCACGCTGCGCTATATCGAATTCATGGACGTCGGCAACGACAACGGCTGGAGCTTTGAAAAAGTCGTCACCAAGAAAGAAATTCTGGAAAAGCTCCGGTCCGCCTATGAACTGGAGCCGGTCGATCAAGATTATTTCGGCGAAGTGGCTAAACGCTACCGCTATAAAGGCAGCGACTCGCAAGTCGGCTTTATCACTTCTGTTTCCGAATCTTTCTGTTCATCGTGCACACGCGCCCGCCTGTCATCAGACGGCAAATTCTATACTTGCCTGTTTGCCACGGAAGGATTCGATATCCGTAAATTGCTGCGAAGCGGTTTGGATGATGTGGAACTGCTCGAGGCCATAAGCCGTGTATGGGAACGCCGGAGTGACCGGTATTCGGATGAGCGGACGGAACAGACAGCGAAATCGCGTAAGAAAATAGGCATGTCGTATATCGGTGGGTAA